A stretch of Bacillus pseudomycoides DNA encodes these proteins:
- a CDS encoding MoxR family ATPase: protein MINKLKENISSVFVGKENVVDLLLVSLLADGHVLLEDVPGTGKTLLAKTIAKSIGGGFSRVQFTPDVLPSDVTGIEYFNPKTSEFELRFGPVMTNILLADEINRAMPRTQSSLLEAMEERQVTLEKQSTPLPKPFFVIATQNPIESQGTFPLPDAQLDRFLMTISIGYPSLEDELKMMRRFRNNKPLDSIRSVITLEDILQVQQKVKEIYVSEPLELYIIKLANATRNHDHIANGISPRATLALVRAIQALAFLHDREYCTPEDIQFLLPYVWKHRLILSMEGALRTTKQKLIEGILTDVDVPVEIEQS, encoded by the coding sequence ATGATAAATAAATTAAAAGAAAATATAAGTTCTGTTTTTGTCGGAAAAGAAAACGTGGTTGATTTACTCCTTGTTTCATTACTTGCGGATGGTCATGTATTGCTTGAGGATGTACCTGGTACTGGAAAGACATTACTCGCTAAAACAATTGCAAAAAGTATTGGCGGCGGATTTTCTCGCGTTCAATTCACTCCCGATGTGCTTCCGAGTGACGTGACAGGGATTGAATATTTCAATCCTAAAACGAGTGAATTCGAATTAAGATTTGGGCCAGTCATGACAAATATATTGTTAGCGGATGAAATAAATCGTGCTATGCCTAGAACACAATCTAGTTTATTAGAAGCAATGGAAGAGCGCCAAGTCACACTCGAAAAGCAGTCCACACCTCTTCCTAAACCGTTCTTTGTTATTGCAACGCAAAATCCAATTGAATCTCAAGGCACTTTTCCCCTTCCAGATGCACAGCTGGATCGTTTTTTAATGACGATTTCAATTGGCTATCCCTCTTTAGAAGATGAACTAAAAATGATGCGCCGTTTTCGAAATAACAAACCCTTAGATAGCATTCGTTCTGTTATCACTTTAGAAGATATTTTACAAGTACAACAAAAAGTAAAAGAAATATACGTATCTGAACCATTAGAACTCTACATTATTAAGCTTGCTAACGCTACGCGCAATCATGATCATATCGCCAATGGCATTAGTCCACGTGCAACACTTGCCTTAGTGAGGGCGATACAAGCATTAGCCTTTTTACATGACCGTGAATACTGTACGCCTGAAGATATACAATTTTTACTTCCTTACGTATGGAAACATCGTCTCATTTTATCAATGGAGGGTGCACTGCGAACAACAAAACAAAAATTAATTGAAGGTATTTTAACCGACGTAGACGTTCCTGTGGAGATTGAGCAATCATGA